Proteins encoded together in one Salarchaeum sp. JOR-1 window:
- a CDS encoding dihydrofolate reductase → MKLSIVAAVAANGVIGRGGGMPWHYPEDLAHFKETTTGHPVIMGRRTFESIRERLGGPLPDRTNVVLTSSPDTLPDGVVGVDSVEEAVSAARARDDVAYVVGGETVYRQFLPDADELVLTELREEYEGDTHFPDWNRDDWEEVERDDRAEFAFVTYRRRASTRS, encoded by the coding sequence ATGAAACTCAGCATCGTCGCCGCCGTCGCCGCGAACGGCGTCATCGGCCGCGGGGGCGGGATGCCCTGGCACTACCCCGAGGACCTCGCGCACTTCAAGGAGACCACGACCGGCCACCCCGTCATCATGGGGCGGCGGACGTTCGAGAGCATCCGCGAGCGCCTCGGTGGCCCGCTCCCCGACCGCACGAACGTCGTCCTCACCAGCAGTCCCGACACCCTCCCGGACGGCGTCGTCGGCGTCGACAGCGTCGAGGAAGCCGTCTCCGCGGCGCGTGCCAGGGACGACGTGGCGTACGTCGTCGGCGGCGAAACCGTCTACCGCCAGTTCCTCCCCGACGCCGACGAACTCGTCCTCACCGAACTCCGCGAGGAGTACGAGGGCGACACTCACTTCCCGGACTGGAATCGCGACGACTGGGAGGAAGTCGAGCGCGACGACCGTGCCGAGTTCGCGTTCGTCACCTACCGCAGGCGCGCCAGCACGCGGTCGTAG
- the thyA gene encoding thymidylate synthase: MEQYLGLVSDTLSGGNYKPNRTGVDTISAFSRHYETDLADGYPLLTTKKMDGFRWKSMLHELLWYLSGEEHVRDLREKTGIWDEWADEDGHLDTAYGRFWRRYPIPDEGLPGETWADEENDWVTEEGTFDQIQYVLDQLAENPNSRRLVVNAWHPANAAVSTLPPCHYTFVFNVQGDRLNLHLTQRSGDIALGVPFNLAAYALLLTAVAQRAGFEPGTFAHTVVDAHVYCGEGARGEWYGDNLPELQSRLADGDPLDVKSWVESEAPDGSTDPRGKPYDHVPGLLEQLSRDPTPKPDIEVADKPLDALEFDDITLSGYDSHPGLDFGVAE; this comes from the coding sequence ATGGAGCAGTACCTCGGGCTGGTATCGGACACCCTCAGCGGGGGTAACTACAAGCCGAACCGGACGGGCGTCGACACGATCTCGGCGTTCAGCCGGCACTACGAGACGGATCTCGCGGACGGCTACCCCCTCCTGACGACGAAGAAGATGGACGGCTTCCGCTGGAAGTCGATGCTGCACGAACTCCTCTGGTACCTCTCCGGCGAGGAGCACGTCCGCGACCTCCGCGAGAAGACCGGAATCTGGGACGAGTGGGCCGACGAGGACGGCCACCTCGACACCGCCTACGGTCGGTTCTGGCGGCGCTACCCCATCCCGGACGAGGGATTACCCGGCGAGACGTGGGCGGACGAGGAGAACGACTGGGTGACCGAGGAGGGGACGTTCGACCAGATCCAGTACGTCCTCGACCAACTGGCGGAGAACCCGAACTCGCGGCGTCTCGTCGTGAACGCCTGGCACCCCGCGAACGCCGCCGTCTCCACGCTCCCACCGTGTCACTACACGTTCGTGTTCAACGTCCAGGGCGACCGGCTGAACCTCCACCTCACGCAGCGCTCGGGCGACATCGCGCTCGGCGTGCCGTTCAATCTCGCGGCGTACGCGCTCCTCCTCACCGCCGTCGCGCAGCGCGCGGGCTTCGAACCGGGGACGTTCGCGCACACCGTCGTGGACGCCCACGTCTACTGCGGCGAGGGCGCTCGTGGGGAATGGTACGGCGACAACCTCCCAGAACTCCAGTCCCGTCTCGCCGACGGCGACCCGCTCGACGTGAAATCGTGGGTCGAGTCCGAGGCCCCCGATGGCTCGACGGATCCGCGCGGGAAGCCGTACGACCACGTCCCCGGTCTCCTCGAACAGCTCTCGCGCGACCCCACGCCCAAGCCCGATATCGAAGTCGCCGACAAGCCGCTCGACGCCCTCGAATTCGACGACATCACGCTCTCCGGGTACGACTCGCATCCGGGACTTGACTTCGGCGTGGCAGAATGA
- a CDS encoding methyltransferase domain-containing protein produces MYLLELVGADDEFAVAEARAAAAPAAERVAPGLAVAPSLDLGRAGDLAFTRYASRLVGRTDASVESATALLDAANVGIEGTVAVRAVDLRGSAGVDTQRAERELGGVLTDRGFSVDLDDPDFVLRAAFSADTCALGWLAVATDRDYDARKPTKRPFFQPGSMDPMLARGLVNLAGARDGTRLLDPMCGTGGVLIEAGLVGAHPLGNDAQAKMVRGARENLAAYADDSAVWRGDATRLPLRDAAVDAAVFDAPYGRQSKIEAHGLSDLVGGALAEVARVTTGRCVLVADRDWRDEAREADWTVSARFVRRVHRSLDRHVLVLE; encoded by the coding sequence GTGTACCTCCTCGAACTCGTCGGGGCGGACGACGAATTCGCGGTCGCGGAGGCGCGCGCGGCCGCCGCACCCGCCGCGGAGCGCGTCGCGCCCGGTCTCGCCGTCGCGCCGTCGCTCGACCTCGGTCGGGCGGGCGACCTCGCGTTCACCCGGTACGCGAGCCGCCTCGTCGGCCGCACCGACGCGAGCGTCGAGAGCGCTACCGCCCTTCTCGACGCCGCGAACGTCGGTATCGAGGGAACTGTCGCGGTTCGCGCGGTCGACCTGCGCGGGAGCGCGGGAGTCGACACCCAGCGCGCGGAGCGCGAACTCGGCGGCGTCCTCACCGACCGCGGGTTTTCCGTGGATCTCGACGACCCCGACTTCGTCCTGCGCGCGGCGTTCAGCGCCGACACGTGCGCGCTCGGCTGGCTCGCCGTCGCGACCGACCGCGACTACGACGCCCGGAAACCCACGAAGCGGCCGTTCTTCCAGCCCGGATCGATGGATCCGATGCTCGCCCGCGGTCTCGTCAACCTCGCCGGCGCACGCGACGGCACGCGGCTCCTCGACCCGATGTGCGGCACCGGCGGCGTGCTCATCGAGGCCGGCCTGGTCGGCGCGCACCCGCTCGGAAACGACGCTCAGGCGAAGATGGTTCGGGGCGCGCGCGAGAACCTCGCGGCCTACGCCGACGACTCCGCGGTCTGGCGCGGGGACGCCACCCGCCTCCCGCTCCGCGACGCTGCGGTCGATGCAGCGGTGTTCGACGCGCCCTACGGTCGCCAGTCGAAAATCGAGGCGCACGGCCTCAGCGACCTCGTCGGCGGCGCGCTCGCCGAGGTCGCACGCGTCACCACCGGCCGGTGCGTGCTCGTCGCCGACCGCGACTGGCGCGACGAAGCCCGGGAGGCGGACTGGACGGTCTCTGCGCGGTTCGTCCGGCGCGTCCACCGCTCGCTCGACCGCCACGTCCTCGTCCTGGAGTGA
- a CDS encoding TATA-box-binding protein has protein sequence MTDPKETINIENVVASTGIGQELDLQSVAMDLEGADYDPEQFPGLVYRTQEPKSAALIFRSGKIVCTGAKSTADVHESLRIVFDKLRELNIEVEDDPEIVVQNIVTSADLGRQLNLNAIAIGLGLENIEYEPEQFPGLVYRLDEPEVVALLFGSGKLVITGGKKPEDAEHAVDKIVSRLEELGLLE, from the coding sequence ATGACCGACCCCAAGGAAACCATCAATATTGAAAACGTGGTCGCGTCCACGGGAATCGGCCAGGAACTCGACCTTCAGAGCGTCGCCATGGACCTCGAAGGCGCCGACTACGACCCCGAGCAGTTCCCCGGCCTCGTCTACCGCACCCAGGAACCGAAGAGCGCCGCGCTCATCTTCCGATCCGGCAAAATCGTCTGCACCGGCGCGAAGAGCACCGCGGACGTCCACGAAAGCCTCCGCATCGTCTTCGACAAACTCCGCGAACTCAACATCGAAGTCGAAGACGACCCCGAAATCGTCGTCCAGAACATCGTCACCTCCGCCGACCTGGGACGACAGCTCAACCTCAACGCCATCGCCATCGGACTGGGCCTCGAGAACATCGAGTACGAGCCCGAGCAGTTCCCCGGCCTCGTCTACCGCCTCGACGAACCCGAAGTCGTCGCGCTCCTCTTCGGCTCCGGCAAACTCGTCATCACCGGCGGAAAGAAGCCCGAGGACGCCGAACACGCCGTCGACAAAATCGTCAGCCGCCTCGAAGAACTCGGCCTGCTCGAGTGA
- the hisG gene encoding ATP phosphoribosyltransferase, with the protein MRIAVPNKGRLHDPTVDLLDRAGLSIEPTADRQLYADTVDPDITVLFARAADIPEYVADGAADLGITGLDQVRESGVDLQDRLDLGYGECRLVLAAPEEDDVSSVGDLAGKTVATEFPRVARDYFADTSVDPDIVEVSGATELTPHVEMADAIIDITSTGTTLRVNRLEIVDEVLKSSVRLFARPDVESEKAAQVETALDSVIAAEDKRYLMLNAPADRLDEIEDVIPGLGGPTVLDVDEPNTVAVHAVVPEREVFQTITDLTEKGASDVLVTEIERLVE; encoded by the coding sequence ATGCGCATCGCCGTCCCGAACAAGGGCCGCCTGCACGACCCGACGGTCGACCTGCTCGACCGCGCGGGCCTCTCGATAGAGCCGACCGCCGACCGACAGCTGTACGCCGACACCGTCGACCCCGACATCACGGTGCTGTTCGCGCGCGCCGCCGACATCCCGGAGTACGTCGCGGACGGCGCGGCCGACCTCGGCATCACCGGCCTCGATCAGGTCCGAGAGTCAGGGGTCGATTTGCAGGACCGCCTCGACCTCGGGTACGGCGAGTGTCGGCTCGTCCTCGCCGCCCCCGAGGAGGACGACGTGAGTTCCGTCGGTGACCTCGCCGGGAAGACCGTGGCCACCGAGTTCCCGCGCGTCGCCCGCGACTACTTCGCGGACACGAGCGTCGACCCCGACATCGTGGAGGTGTCGGGCGCGACCGAACTCACGCCGCACGTGGAGATGGCGGACGCCATCATCGACATCACCTCGACGGGAACGACGCTCCGCGTGAACCGCCTCGAAATCGTCGACGAGGTCCTCAAGAGCTCCGTCAGGCTGTTCGCCCGCCCCGACGTCGAGAGCGAGAAGGCCGCGCAGGTCGAGACCGCGCTCGACTCAGTCATCGCCGCGGAGGACAAACGCTACCTGATGTTGAACGCGCCCGCCGACCGCCTCGACGAAATCGAGGACGTGATTCCCGGCCTCGGCGGCCCGACGGTGCTCGACGTGGACGAACCGAACACCGTCGCCGTCCACGCCGTCGTCCCCGAACGCGAGGTCTTCCAGACCATCACCGACCTCACGGAGAAGGGCGCGAGCGACGTACTCGTCACCGAAATCGAGCGGCTCGTCGAGTAA
- a CDS encoding DUF6159 family protein, protein MGIFSRLKTGFSFARRSARALRDHPRLAALPAVAGVAGLLYLAALWGVVLAVEPSPSQPLLVAALLALYFGSTLLASYFTAALMFCAKQVFDGEEPVIRDGLRAAGRNLGPLVAWAAISAVVGVVIRLIESNDSLPAKLVAAVFSVAWGVLTYFVLPVIVFENVGVFEMFSRSKETVQQTWGESLGAAGAVGLVTVALVFLGAFPGAVLLVAAPVPTPVSLVVLAIGVLLAGLVGQTLTGVAKTALYVYATEDETPAYFEGIDFGDDGNGGSGGFRGRLPGSGGIAGRKS, encoded by the coding sequence ATGGGTATCTTCAGCCGCCTGAAAACCGGGTTCTCGTTCGCTCGCCGGAGTGCGCGAGCGCTCCGCGACCATCCCCGCCTCGCCGCCCTCCCCGCGGTCGCCGGCGTCGCCGGCCTCCTGTACCTCGCCGCGCTCTGGGGAGTCGTGCTCGCCGTCGAACCGTCCCCGTCCCAGCCCCTCCTGGTCGCCGCGCTCCTCGCGCTCTACTTCGGCTCCACCCTCCTCGCCTCGTACTTCACCGCCGCGCTGATGTTCTGCGCGAAACAGGTGTTCGACGGTGAGGAACCCGTCATCCGGGACGGCCTCCGCGCCGCCGGCCGCAACCTCGGCCCGCTGGTCGCGTGGGCCGCAATCAGCGCCGTCGTCGGCGTCGTCATCCGACTCATCGAGTCGAACGACTCCCTTCCCGCGAAACTCGTCGCGGCCGTGTTCAGCGTCGCCTGGGGCGTCCTCACCTACTTCGTCCTCCCCGTCATCGTGTTCGAGAACGTCGGCGTCTTCGAGATGTTCTCCCGGAGCAAGGAGACCGTCCAACAGACGTGGGGCGAATCCCTCGGCGCGGCGGGCGCCGTCGGCCTCGTCACCGTCGCGCTCGTCTTCCTCGGCGCGTTCCCCGGTGCAGTTCTCCTCGTCGCTGCCCCCGTCCCGACGCCGGTTTCCCTCGTCGTTCTCGCGATCGGCGTCCTCCTCGCGGGCCTCGTCGGCCAGACACTGACCGGCGTCGCGAAGACCGCGCTCTACGTGTACGCGACCGAGGACGAGACGCCCGCGTACTTCGAAGGCATCGACTTCGGCGACGACGGGAACGGCGGGAGCGGGGGCTTTCGCGGGCGACTCCCCGGATCCGGCGGCATCGCGGGAAGGAAAAGCTAG
- a CDS encoding amidohydrolase encodes MSTLRVADGRVLRPDFSVERADVLVDQDAGEILDVGDVSDGDETLDAEGCLVMPGLVNAHTHAAMTLLRGYADDKPLDAWLQEDIWPAEAELTTEDVRTGTELALVEMIRGGVTAFADMYFEEPTVAETVADAGVRARLGHGVVTVGKDDEAARADNEESLSFAREYDGYADGRVRTMYAPHSLTTVDDDLLAEFTAAAREAGVPLHFHANETEGEVAPIVESEGERPLAHADGLGMLTGDDFLAHGVHVDAEEIDLLAARDTAVVHCPASNMKLASGMAPVQRMREAGVTVALGTDGAASNNDLDVFDELRDAAMLGKLAAEDAAAVPAEAAVEMATAGGADALGFDSGRVAAGANADLAVVDFDAPHLTPVHDHVSHLAYAVRGSDVRHTVCDGRVLMEDRDIRTLDEADVRARAADRAAALAERAD; translated from the coding sequence ATGAGTACGCTACGAGTCGCTGACGGACGGGTGCTCCGCCCCGACTTCTCGGTCGAACGCGCGGACGTGCTCGTCGACCAGGACGCCGGCGAGATTCTCGACGTGGGCGACGTATCGGACGGCGACGAGACCTTGGACGCCGAGGGCTGTCTGGTGATGCCAGGGTTGGTGAACGCGCACACGCACGCCGCGATGACGCTCCTGCGGGGGTACGCGGACGACAAGCCCCTCGACGCGTGGCTGCAGGAAGACATCTGGCCGGCGGAGGCCGAACTCACGACCGAGGACGTGCGTACCGGCACGGAACTCGCGCTCGTGGAGATGATTCGGGGCGGCGTGACGGCGTTCGCGGACATGTACTTCGAGGAACCCACGGTCGCGGAGACCGTCGCGGACGCGGGCGTTCGGGCCCGACTCGGCCACGGCGTCGTCACCGTCGGGAAGGACGACGAGGCGGCGCGTGCGGACAACGAGGAGAGCCTCTCGTTCGCCCGCGAGTACGACGGGTACGCCGACGGTCGCGTCCGCACGATGTACGCGCCGCACAGCCTCACCACCGTGGACGACGACCTCCTCGCGGAGTTCACGGCGGCGGCCCGCGAGGCGGGGGTTCCGCTGCACTTCCACGCGAACGAGACCGAAGGCGAGGTCGCCCCCATCGTCGAGTCCGAGGGCGAACGCCCGCTCGCGCACGCGGACGGGCTCGGGATGCTCACGGGCGACGACTTCCTCGCGCACGGCGTGCACGTGGACGCCGAGGAAATCGACCTGCTCGCGGCGCGCGACACCGCGGTCGTGCACTGTCCGGCGTCGAACATGAAACTCGCGTCCGGAATGGCGCCCGTCCAGCGGATGCGGGAGGCCGGCGTGACGGTCGCGCTCGGCACGGACGGCGCGGCGTCGAACAACGACCTCGACGTGTTCGACGAACTCCGGGACGCCGCGATGCTCGGGAAGCTCGCCGCCGAGGACGCGGCCGCCGTGCCCGCGGAAGCCGCCGTTGAGATGGCGACCGCGGGCGGCGCGGACGCGCTCGGATTCGACTCGGGCCGCGTCGCGGCGGGCGCGAACGCCGACCTCGCCGTCGTGGACTTCGACGCCCCGCACCTGACGCCCGTCCACGACCACGTCAGCCACCTCGCGTACGCCGTCCGCGGGAGCGACGTGCGTCACACCGTCTGCGACGGCCGCGTGCTCATGGAAGACCGCGACATCCGCACGCTCGACGAGGCCGACGTTCGGGCGCGCGCCGCCGACCGCGCCGCCGCACTCGCGGAACGCGCCGACTAA
- a CDS encoding adenosylhomocysteinase, translating to METAAPISERVPDVDAKHESGRQKIDWAREHMPILSALEDEFTAERPLSGEVVGMALHVEAKTAALVELLAEGGADVAITGCNPLSTHDDVSVALDAHENITSYAEHGIDDTEYYEAIDAVIDHEPTITVDDGGDLVFRIHEEYPELVESIIGGTEETTTGVHRLRAMDADGALDYPMFNVNDTPMKHLFDNVHGTGESALANIAMTTNLSWAGKTVVVAGFGYCGRGVAKKASGQNAHVIVTEIDPRRALEAHMEGYEVTSMDDAAGRGDVFVTTTGNRDVVTADHFEDMQDGVVLANAGHFDVEINLEDLRDLSVNEREVREGVQEYELTDGSRVNVLAEGRLVNLASPVSLGHPVEVMDQSFGVQAVCVRELATHGDSYEDGLHDVPDALDREVAELKLDAEGIELDELTDVQREYMDSWQHGT from the coding sequence ATGGAAACGGCCGCACCTATCAGCGAACGCGTCCCGGACGTGGACGCGAAACACGAGTCGGGCCGACAGAAGATCGACTGGGCCCGCGAACACATGCCGATTCTCTCCGCGCTCGAAGACGAGTTCACGGCGGAGCGTCCGCTCTCTGGAGAGGTCGTGGGAATGGCGCTGCACGTCGAGGCGAAGACGGCGGCGCTCGTCGAACTGCTCGCGGAGGGCGGCGCGGACGTCGCCATCACCGGCTGCAATCCGCTCTCGACGCACGACGACGTGAGCGTCGCGCTCGACGCCCACGAGAACATCACGTCGTACGCCGAGCACGGCATCGACGACACCGAGTACTACGAGGCCATCGACGCCGTCATCGACCACGAACCCACCATCACGGTGGACGACGGCGGCGACCTCGTCTTCCGCATCCACGAGGAGTATCCCGAGCTCGTGGAGTCAATCATCGGCGGCACGGAGGAGACGACAACCGGCGTTCACCGCCTCCGCGCGATGGACGCGGACGGCGCGCTCGACTACCCGATGTTCAACGTGAACGACACCCCGATGAAGCACCTCTTCGACAACGTGCACGGCACCGGGGAGTCCGCGCTCGCGAACATCGCCATGACCACGAACCTCTCCTGGGCGGGGAAGACGGTCGTCGTCGCCGGGTTCGGGTACTGCGGGCGCGGCGTCGCGAAGAAGGCCAGCGGACAGAACGCGCACGTCATCGTCACCGAAATCGACCCGCGGCGCGCGCTCGAAGCCCACATGGAGGGCTACGAGGTTACGAGCATGGACGACGCCGCCGGACGCGGCGACGTGTTCGTCACCACCACCGGAAACCGCGACGTCGTCACCGCCGACCACTTCGAGGACATGCAGGACGGCGTCGTGCTCGCGAACGCCGGGCACTTCGACGTGGAAATCAACCTCGAAGACCTCCGAGACCTCTCCGTGAACGAACGCGAGGTCCGAGAGGGCGTGCAGGAGTACGAGCTCACAGACGGCTCGCGCGTGAACGTGCTCGCCGAGGGCCGTCTCGTCAACCTCGCCAGCCCAGTCAGCCTCGGGCACCCGGTCGAAGTGATGGACCAGTCGTTCGGCGTGCAGGCCGTCTGCGTCCGCGAACTCGCCACGCACGGCGACAGCTACGAGGACGGGCTGCACGACGTGCCGGACGCGCTCGACCGCGAGGTCGCGGAACTCAAACTCGACGCAGAAGGCATCGAACTCGACGAGCTAACGGACGTCCAGCGCGAGTACATGGACTCCTGGCAGCACGGGACGTAA
- a CDS encoding formate/nitrite transporter family protein, translating to MSESDAPLDKKSKTDILAAQIEEGLDELERPAGALFLSAISAGLDIGFGPFFMAVVLTLVGGALSEPVTRLLVANAYTFGFVFVILGRAELFTEHTTLAVLPVLDGRASVRKLARLWGLVYIGNVLAGAVFAAAMVVLAPTYGIIDPTAFEQLARPLVAHPPLVLLMGGVLAGWLMGLLSWLITAADSTIARIALVWLVTMGIGIAHLPHSIAGNVEVLAAVLSSSAFGVSTYADFLLLATAGNVVGGTLFVALLKYGYVVRGEE from the coding sequence GTGAGCGAGAGCGACGCGCCGCTGGACAAGAAGTCGAAGACGGACATCCTCGCGGCACAGATAGAGGAAGGGTTGGACGAGCTGGAACGACCCGCGGGAGCCCTCTTCCTGTCCGCGATCTCAGCGGGCCTCGACATCGGGTTCGGGCCGTTCTTCATGGCGGTCGTGCTCACGCTCGTGGGTGGTGCGCTCTCCGAACCCGTGACGCGGTTGCTCGTGGCGAACGCGTACACGTTCGGGTTCGTGTTCGTTATCCTCGGCCGGGCCGAACTGTTCACCGAACACACGACGCTCGCCGTTCTTCCGGTTCTCGACGGCCGCGCGTCCGTCCGAAAACTCGCTCGCCTCTGGGGATTGGTCTACATCGGGAACGTCCTCGCTGGCGCGGTGTTCGCGGCGGCGATGGTCGTGCTTGCCCCCACATACGGCATCATCGACCCCACGGCGTTCGAACAGCTGGCGCGACCGCTCGTCGCGCATCCGCCGCTCGTCCTCCTCATGGGCGGCGTGCTTGCCGGCTGGCTGATGGGGTTGCTCTCCTGGCTCATCACCGCCGCGGACTCCACGATAGCGCGCATCGCCCTCGTCTGGCTCGTCACAATGGGAATCGGCATCGCACACCTCCCGCACTCCATCGCGGGGAATGTCGAGGTTCTCGCCGCCGTCCTGTCGTCGTCCGCGTTTGGCGTTTCCACCTACGCTGACTTCCTGTTGCTCGCGACCGCTGGCAACGTCGTCGGCGGGACGCTGTTCGTCGCGCTCCTCAAGTACGGGTACGTCGTGCGCGGCGAGGAGTAG
- the hjc gene encoding Holliday junction resolvase Hjc has protein sequence MVKNRKGDRRERELVNRLDEAGFAVMRAPASGSATQRELPDVLAGDGESFYAVEAKSSSGDPIYLTGEEIEALVYFSRSFGARPKVGARFDREDWYFFHPHDLHRTDGGNYRVKKETALDSGETIADLKAASDEGDGARTVREVLNAFEQGAISIEDAVELLD, from the coding sequence ATGGTGAAGAACCGGAAGGGCGACCGGCGGGAGCGCGAGCTCGTGAACCGCCTCGACGAGGCCGGGTTCGCGGTGATGCGCGCGCCGGCGTCCGGGAGCGCCACCCAGCGCGAACTCCCCGACGTGCTCGCGGGCGACGGCGAGAGTTTCTACGCCGTGGAGGCGAAATCGTCGTCGGGCGACCCGATCTATCTCACGGGCGAGGAAATCGAGGCGCTCGTGTACTTCTCGCGGAGCTTCGGCGCGCGCCCGAAGGTCGGCGCGCGCTTCGACCGCGAGGACTGGTACTTCTTCCACCCGCACGACCTCCACCGAACGGACGGCGGGAACTACCGCGTGAAGAAGGAGACGGCGCTCGACTCGGGCGAAACCATCGCCGACCTGAAAGCCGCGAGCGACGAAGGGGACGGCGCGCGAACCGTCCGCGAGGTTCTGAACGCGTTCGAGCAAGGCGCTATCTCCATCGAGGACGCCGTGGAACTACTCGACTAG
- a CDS encoding SWIM zinc finger family protein, producing MVPSKPTSTTTSEPTALSPGGSTRTRADRARTERMAVTAIGGGCYDVVTEYDTVYTVDLPEGRCTCPDHQHRRARCKHLRRVAIGVTDGRVPAPGQREDACADCERPVYVDEDEPTPVYCEPCTLDTGRFVRDRERGDLLVVARTTRDRANAVAVPGWDTTVADYPTNRTYPETDVVVEVLYPISRALAPDDLTPSDLTRYAFPRSRLEPLVE from the coding sequence ATGGTGCCTTCGAAACCCACCAGCACCACGACCAGCGAACCGACCGCGCTCTCGCCCGGCGGCTCCACGCGGACGCGGGCCGACCGCGCCCGAACCGAACGCATGGCCGTCACCGCCATCGGCGGCGGCTGCTACGACGTCGTCACCGAGTACGACACCGTCTACACCGTCGACCTCCCCGAGGGCCGGTGTACGTGCCCGGACCACCAGCACCGTCGCGCGCGCTGCAAACACCTCCGCCGGGTCGCCATCGGCGTGACCGACGGTCGCGTCCCCGCGCCCGGCCAGCGCGAGGACGCCTGCGCGGACTGCGAGCGCCCGGTGTACGTCGACGAGGACGAACCCACGCCCGTCTACTGCGAGCCGTGCACGCTCGACACCGGTCGGTTCGTCCGCGACCGCGAACGCGGCGACCTCCTCGTCGTCGCCCGAACCACCCGCGACCGCGCGAACGCAGTCGCGGTTCCCGGCTGGGACACCACCGTCGCCGACTACCCGACCAACCGCACGTACCCCGAGACGGACGTGGTCGTCGAAGTCCTCTACCCAATCAGTCGCGCCCTCGCGCCCGACGACCTCACGCCGAGCGACCTCACCCGGTACGCGTTCCCGCGGAGCCGCCTCGAACCCCTAGTCGAGTAG